From Pagrus major chromosome 18, Pma_NU_1.0, a single genomic window includes:
- the cndp1 gene encoding cytosolic non-specific dipeptidase isoform X2: MDILVLPSILLVISTVHAFQYTELVQYIDSHQEEYVEALRDWVAIESDSSNALKRPDLHRMMDMVAQKLRLMGGNVELVDIGEQELPNGQTIALPKVVTAQFGNDPNKHTVCVYGHVDVQPAKLEDGWATDPYNLTDINGNLYGRGASDNKAPVLAWIHAVEAFQALNMELPVNVKYVIEGMEETGSNGLDAMILAQRDTFFSDVDYIIISDCGWLSRRPALTYGTRGNCYFYAEVEGPKQDLHSGVYGGTVIEPMTDLIGILDTLISPSGKILIPGIREAVAPLSDEEWKMYQDIQFDLDNYKSKIGVNQLMYSNKVDLLAHMWRYPTVSVHGIEGAFSDPGTKTVIPAKVTAKFSIRQVPNMDPAMVKKQVTDYLHSVFAKRKSPNKLKVTMVIGAKPWLADTQHPLYEAGKAAVKRVFDMDPDLIREGGTIPIARTFQDVTRKSIIMMPIGGFDDGLHSQNEKISRYNYIEGTKLFVAYLNEVSQIKKTGV; this comes from the exons ATGGACATTTTAGTTCTGCCCTCCATCCTGCTGGTCATTTCTACTGTCCATGCTTTCCAGTATACGGAGCTGGTGCAGTACATCGACAGCCATCAAGAAGAATATGTGGAG gcTCTGCGGGACTGGGTTGCAATTGAAAGCGACTCCAGCAATGCCTTGAAGAGACCAGACCTACACCGCATGATGGACATGGTGGCTCagaagctgaggctgatgggaggAAATGTAGAGCTGGTGGACATCGGAGAACAAGAA CTTCCTAATGGACAGACAATAGCTCTGCCTAAAGTGGTGACAGCTCAATTTGGCAATGAcccaaacaaacatacagtgtgtgtctaCGGTCATGTGGATGTCCAGCCAGCGAAGCTAGAGGACGGCTGGGCAACGGACCCCTACAACTTGACTGACATCAATG GTAACCTTTATGGACGAGGAGCATCAGACAACAAGGCCCCAGTTCTAGCCTGGATCCATGCGGTGGAGGCTTTCCAGGCCCTCAATATG GAGCTGCCAGTGAATGTGAAGTATGTCATTGAAGGCATGGAGGAGACAGGCTCTAATGGCCTGGACGCCATGATCCTGGCCCAGAGAGACACCTTCTTCTCTGATGTAGATTACATTATCATCTCAGACTGCGGCTGGCTCAGCAGACGGCCCGCTCTCACCTACGGCACCAGAGGAAACTGCTACTTCTATGCTGAG GTTGAAGGACCTAAACAGGACTTACATTCTGGTGTTTATGGAGGCACTGTAATTGAACCAATGACTGACCTGATTGGCATTCTTG ACACACTGATCAGCCCCAGCGGTAAGATCCTAATCCCTGGGATCAGGGAGGCTGTAGCTCCCCTCTCTGATGAAGAATGGAAAATGTACCAGGACATCCAATTTGACCTTGACAACTACAAGAGCAAGATCGGTGTCAACCAGCTTATGTACAGCAACAAG GTGGACCTGCTGGCCCACATGTGGCGCTACCCCACTGTCTCCGTCCATGGCATTGAGGGGGCCTTCTCTGACCCTGGCACAAAAACTGTCATCCCTGCTAAGGTTACTGCTAAGTTTTCCATTCGACAAGTTCCCAACATGGACCCTGCTATGGTCAAGAAACAg GTAACAGACTACCTTCACTCAGTGTTCGCCAAGAGGAAGAGTCCTAACAAGCTGAAAGTCACTATGGTGATCGGCGCCAAGCCTTGGCTGGCTGACACTCAACATCCTCTGTATGAGGCCGGGAAGGCTGCTGTCAAAAGAG TTTTTGACATGGACCCTGATCTGATCCGTGAGGGTGGGACCATCCCTATTGCCAGAACCTTCCAGGACGTGACGAGGAAAAGCATCATCATGATGCCCATCGGAGGCTTTGATGACGGGCTGCACTCCCAGAATGAGAAAATTAGCAG GTACAACTATATCGAAGGAACCAAGTTATTTGTCGCCTACCTGAATGAAGTGTCCCAAATTAAGAAGACCGGTGTGTGA
- the cndp1 gene encoding cytosolic non-specific dipeptidase isoform X1: MSRQQHGTTVCLPDKTVAHTFSRDKMDILVLPSILLVISTVHAFQYTELVQYIDSHQEEYVEALRDWVAIESDSSNALKRPDLHRMMDMVAQKLRLMGGNVELVDIGEQELPNGQTIALPKVVTAQFGNDPNKHTVCVYGHVDVQPAKLEDGWATDPYNLTDINGNLYGRGASDNKAPVLAWIHAVEAFQALNMELPVNVKYVIEGMEETGSNGLDAMILAQRDTFFSDVDYIIISDCGWLSRRPALTYGTRGNCYFYAEVEGPKQDLHSGVYGGTVIEPMTDLIGILDTLISPSGKILIPGIREAVAPLSDEEWKMYQDIQFDLDNYKSKIGVNQLMYSNKVDLLAHMWRYPTVSVHGIEGAFSDPGTKTVIPAKVTAKFSIRQVPNMDPAMVKKQVTDYLHSVFAKRKSPNKLKVTMVIGAKPWLADTQHPLYEAGKAAVKRVFDMDPDLIREGGTIPIARTFQDVTRKSIIMMPIGGFDDGLHSQNEKISRYNYIEGTKLFVAYLNEVSQIKKTGV, from the exons ATGTCCAGGCAACAGCACGGGACCACAGTCTGCCTGCCTGACAAGACTGTCGCACACACCTTCAGCAGAGACAAG ATGGACATTTTAGTTCTGCCCTCCATCCTGCTGGTCATTTCTACTGTCCATGCTTTCCAGTATACGGAGCTGGTGCAGTACATCGACAGCCATCAAGAAGAATATGTGGAG gcTCTGCGGGACTGGGTTGCAATTGAAAGCGACTCCAGCAATGCCTTGAAGAGACCAGACCTACACCGCATGATGGACATGGTGGCTCagaagctgaggctgatgggaggAAATGTAGAGCTGGTGGACATCGGAGAACAAGAA CTTCCTAATGGACAGACAATAGCTCTGCCTAAAGTGGTGACAGCTCAATTTGGCAATGAcccaaacaaacatacagtgtgtgtctaCGGTCATGTGGATGTCCAGCCAGCGAAGCTAGAGGACGGCTGGGCAACGGACCCCTACAACTTGACTGACATCAATG GTAACCTTTATGGACGAGGAGCATCAGACAACAAGGCCCCAGTTCTAGCCTGGATCCATGCGGTGGAGGCTTTCCAGGCCCTCAATATG GAGCTGCCAGTGAATGTGAAGTATGTCATTGAAGGCATGGAGGAGACAGGCTCTAATGGCCTGGACGCCATGATCCTGGCCCAGAGAGACACCTTCTTCTCTGATGTAGATTACATTATCATCTCAGACTGCGGCTGGCTCAGCAGACGGCCCGCTCTCACCTACGGCACCAGAGGAAACTGCTACTTCTATGCTGAG GTTGAAGGACCTAAACAGGACTTACATTCTGGTGTTTATGGAGGCACTGTAATTGAACCAATGACTGACCTGATTGGCATTCTTG ACACACTGATCAGCCCCAGCGGTAAGATCCTAATCCCTGGGATCAGGGAGGCTGTAGCTCCCCTCTCTGATGAAGAATGGAAAATGTACCAGGACATCCAATTTGACCTTGACAACTACAAGAGCAAGATCGGTGTCAACCAGCTTATGTACAGCAACAAG GTGGACCTGCTGGCCCACATGTGGCGCTACCCCACTGTCTCCGTCCATGGCATTGAGGGGGCCTTCTCTGACCCTGGCACAAAAACTGTCATCCCTGCTAAGGTTACTGCTAAGTTTTCCATTCGACAAGTTCCCAACATGGACCCTGCTATGGTCAAGAAACAg GTAACAGACTACCTTCACTCAGTGTTCGCCAAGAGGAAGAGTCCTAACAAGCTGAAAGTCACTATGGTGATCGGCGCCAAGCCTTGGCTGGCTGACACTCAACATCCTCTGTATGAGGCCGGGAAGGCTGCTGTCAAAAGAG TTTTTGACATGGACCCTGATCTGATCCGTGAGGGTGGGACCATCCCTATTGCCAGAACCTTCCAGGACGTGACGAGGAAAAGCATCATCATGATGCCCATCGGAGGCTTTGATGACGGGCTGCACTCCCAGAATGAGAAAATTAGCAG GTACAACTATATCGAAGGAACCAAGTTATTTGTCGCCTACCTGAATGAAGTGTCCCAAATTAAGAAGACCGGTGTGTGA